In Porphyromonas cangingivalis, a genomic segment contains:
- a CDS encoding M16 family metallopeptidase, producing MAQPKGIRKDVLPNGMTYYIAKTNYNPGEVNFYLFQNVGAILEDDNEQGFAHYLEHMAFNATDHFPRGVMTFFMEHGIKTFDASTGINETRYQIGSIPTSNTVLIDSVMFIIKDWCNGISIKPKDVDKERNIIMEEWRVRNTVDRRLTESIASVLHNDTKYAYRNVIGHVEQLKKVKAKDLKKFYKKWYRPDLQSIMIIGDIDIDLYEAKVKELFGSIPAPKKAPVRSEITIPDNTTPEYFRFIDKENHHNSFGIYQRVYLPADRKDRDYTFESLCIQIFNSLAPSRFGLIRNDGTETFLSASVSYGPFVRSYHQNAWDVVPYAGRSLEALEQVLSVREWIRREGFGKEEFEHVKGSMYQGMKEVLAQGNLEAPYNLMEQFKQNYLYDAPLKTLRTTLLENSERLTEIEWDEFNDWIRSWMKDENLAFITYSATPEEMNITLDDFNRILAKVKAAPTMKPVKIDPIPAQLIDYEIPQGKIISDKVIKGLDAKEWTLANGGRVVYKNVPEMSGMFYFVASSEGGRSVIEPEDLPSYSAMQSLLMRSGLYKYNRNQLHNWVKDKKFEVSLSLTDYTEGLGGNSAVEAAEDFFKYVHLILSKHRFEREDFNRFVERKRHIFNGRGTAGMTAVQDSINALLYPASLYNPEENTAFFDKMKYDDLYRLFEGRFGNAGEFTFCVIGDISEERAKELVQRYIASLPGKPVSQREKVRYMDFSSPEKEIVKEFYVEKEGDSGEVELSFSNSKELSKSEVAALKILEGILQNRLFAELREKDGGTYSIGVNTSYTHLPQPSETLGIRFSTEKDKVKDLKDKTYQILEDIIAGKFTNDEFKKVHVPMILESRENAQDPSENPLLWIVLLNTYVETGEVPSIKSDFSSEDIEKISKEDVINLSKKIMDGAKKRDIVVKSFKQAHYGRIQN from the coding sequence ATGGCACAACCTAAGGGAATTCGAAAGGATGTACTTCCCAATGGGATGACATACTACATAGCGAAGACCAACTACAACCCCGGGGAGGTAAACTTCTATCTTTTCCAAAATGTAGGTGCTATTCTCGAGGATGATAATGAGCAAGGCTTTGCCCATTACCTGGAACACATGGCATTCAATGCCACAGATCACTTTCCTCGAGGTGTCATGACCTTTTTCATGGAGCATGGCATCAAGACTTTTGATGCATCGACCGGTATCAACGAGACTCGTTATCAGATTGGCTCGATACCTACCTCCAATACCGTTCTGATCGACTCTGTGATGTTTATCATCAAGGACTGGTGCAATGGTATATCCATCAAGCCTAAAGATGTGGACAAAGAACGAAACATCATCATGGAAGAGTGGAGGGTGCGCAATACTGTAGATCGCAGACTCACAGAGTCTATAGCTTCGGTACTACATAATGATACAAAATATGCGTATCGCAATGTAATCGGTCATGTAGAACAATTGAAAAAGGTCAAAGCCAAAGATCTGAAGAAGTTCTATAAGAAGTGGTATCGTCCCGATCTTCAGAGTATCATGATCATTGGAGATATTGATATCGACTTGTACGAGGCAAAGGTCAAGGAACTATTCGGATCGATTCCGGCTCCCAAGAAGGCTCCTGTCAGATCAGAAATAACCATCCCCGACAATACGACACCGGAGTATTTCAGATTTATCGACAAGGAGAATCACCACAACTCCTTTGGTATCTACCAAAGAGTCTATCTTCCGGCCGATCGCAAGGACAGAGACTATACCTTTGAAAGTCTTTGTATACAGATCTTCAATTCTCTTGCGCCATCACGCTTCGGACTTATCCGCAACGATGGCACAGAGACATTCCTCTCTGCATCCGTCAGCTATGGCCCTTTTGTACGTTCATATCATCAAAATGCATGGGATGTAGTGCCATATGCAGGCCGTAGCTTGGAAGCCTTGGAACAAGTCTTGAGTGTCAGGGAGTGGATTCGTCGCGAGGGATTTGGCAAAGAAGAGTTTGAGCATGTCAAGGGAAGTATGTACCAAGGCATGAAAGAGGTATTGGCTCAAGGCAACCTTGAAGCTCCTTACAATCTCATGGAGCAGTTCAAACAAAACTACCTCTATGATGCACCTCTTAAAACCCTTCGCACGACGCTATTGGAAAACTCTGAGCGTCTCACAGAGATTGAGTGGGATGAGTTTAACGACTGGATTCGTTCTTGGATGAAAGATGAAAATCTTGCATTCATCACTTATTCTGCGACTCCGGAGGAAATGAATATCACTCTTGATGACTTCAATAGGATCCTAGCGAAAGTGAAGGCTGCCCCTACCATGAAGCCTGTCAAGATAGATCCCATACCTGCTCAGCTCATAGATTATGAGATACCTCAAGGTAAGATCATCTCAGATAAGGTCATCAAGGGACTTGATGCCAAGGAATGGACGCTTGCCAATGGAGGGCGAGTTGTGTATAAAAATGTCCCTGAAATGTCAGGCATGTTCTACTTCGTTGCCTCAAGTGAAGGAGGACGTTCTGTCATTGAGCCGGAAGACCTCCCTTCATACTCAGCGATGCAGTCTCTGCTGATGAGATCGGGGCTGTATAAGTACAACCGTAATCAGCTACACAACTGGGTAAAAGACAAGAAGTTTGAGGTATCACTTTCTTTGACAGACTATACCGAAGGCTTGGGTGGCAACTCTGCCGTCGAAGCCGCAGAAGACTTCTTTAAGTATGTACATCTCATCCTCTCGAAGCATCGCTTCGAACGAGAAGACTTCAATAGATTTGTAGAGCGCAAGAGACACATATTCAATGGTCGTGGCACAGCTGGTATGACAGCGGTACAAGATTCCATCAATGCCCTACTCTACCCGGCGTCATTATACAACCCTGAAGAAAACACTGCGTTCTTCGACAAGATGAAGTACGACGACCTGTATCGTTTATTTGAAGGACGCTTTGGAAATGCAGGAGAATTTACATTCTGTGTCATCGGAGACATTTCCGAAGAGAGAGCCAAGGAGCTTGTCCAACGCTACATCGCATCACTTCCGGGGAAGCCGGTAAGCCAGCGTGAAAAAGTACGCTACATGGACTTCTCTTCTCCCGAAAAGGAGATCGTAAAGGAATTTTACGTAGAGAAAGAAGGAGATTCGGGCGAGGTAGAGTTGTCGTTCTCTAACTCTAAAGAGCTCTCTAAGAGCGAGGTTGCGGCACTGAAAATACTTGAAGGCATCTTACAAAATCGACTCTTTGCGGAGTTGAGAGAAAAAGATGGCGGCACTTACAGTATCGGAGTAAACACGTCTTACACTCACTTGCCTCAGCCTTCTGAAACATTGGGTATCAGGTTCAGTACCGAAAAAGACAAGGTTAAGGACTTGAAGGATAAGACTTATCAGATATTGGAAGACATCATCGCAGGTAAGTTCACCAACGATGAGTTCAAAAAAGTCCATGTCCCAATGATCCTCGAAAGTCGTGAAAATGCTCAAGATCCATCTGAAAATCCTCTCCTTTGGATTGTCCTTCTCAATACTTATGTAGAGACGGGAGAAGTGCCTTCTATCAAGTCTGATTTCTCTTCAGAGGATATCGAAAAGATATCGAAGGAAGATGTCATCAACCTATCAAAGAAGATTATGGATGGAGCGAAGAAACGTGACATTGTCGTCAAATCTTTCAAACAAGCTCATTACGGTAGGATACAAAACTAA